In the genome of Leucobacter luti, one region contains:
- a CDS encoding heavy-metal-associated domain-containing protein, translated as MNTGARLGLYGAGLVVAFGGAFGIAGALVPDSVVTNWTEQANMQEHSESGGAAAHESTPAAAPAALPGLAISAGGFVLADVTAPARTGEQGQLSFQIQDASGAAVTEFTTAHEKGLHLIVARSDGSEFRHVHPVLDHATGTWTTPWEWDAAGSYRVFTDFTSAAGSALTLSSIVQVAGDFTPVAPQPTAVSEVDGFTVSLDGELAAGTSSELVISVSRGGEPVTSLEPYLGAFGHLVALREGDLAFLHVHADGADPAPGQTAGPEIVFFAEAPTAGRYLLYLDFQVDGKVHTAEFVLDAPHAAPDAAPSAAPDASHGDAH; from the coding sequence ATGAATACCGGTGCGCGCCTCGGACTCTACGGAGCTGGGCTGGTGGTCGCCTTTGGCGGCGCCTTTGGAATCGCCGGTGCACTCGTCCCGGACAGCGTCGTAACGAATTGGACGGAGCAAGCCAACATGCAGGAGCACTCAGAATCAGGTGGCGCGGCTGCACACGAATCGACACCCGCCGCCGCACCCGCAGCGCTTCCCGGCCTCGCGATCAGCGCGGGTGGCTTCGTCCTCGCCGACGTGACGGCGCCAGCGCGCACGGGGGAGCAGGGCCAACTCAGCTTCCAGATCCAAGACGCCAGCGGTGCCGCTGTGACCGAGTTCACGACCGCGCACGAGAAGGGGCTGCACCTCATCGTCGCGCGGTCTGATGGCAGCGAGTTCCGCCACGTGCACCCGGTGCTCGACCACGCCACCGGCACGTGGACGACTCCGTGGGAGTGGGATGCAGCAGGCAGTTACCGCGTCTTCACCGACTTCACCTCGGCTGCTGGATCAGCGCTCACGCTGAGCAGCATCGTCCAGGTTGCAGGCGACTTCACTCCCGTCGCACCACAGCCGACCGCTGTCTCCGAGGTCGATGGCTTCACTGTCAGCCTCGACGGAGAACTCGCGGCCGGCACGAGCAGCGAGCTGGTCATCTCTGTCAGCCGCGGCGGTGAGCCCGTGACAAGCCTCGAACCGTACCTCGGCGCCTTCGGCCACCTCGTCGCACTGCGCGAGGGCGATCTCGCCTTCCTCCACGTGCACGCCGATGGCGCTGATCCGGCACCCGGCCAGACCGCTGGCCCAGAGATCGTGTTCTTCGCTGAAGCTCCCACCGCGGGGCGTTACCTGCTGTACCTGGATTTCCAAGTCGACGGCAAGGTACACACCGCCGAGTTCGTGCTCGATGCCCCGCATGCTGCGCCAGACGCGGCTCCCAGCGCGGCTCCGGACGCGTCACACGGCGACGCGCACTGA
- a CDS encoding NADPH-dependent FMN reductase produces the protein MTSYNVGFLVGSISSTSINRRLAQALVKLAPQAQLSLTEIPIAGLPLYSADHDASIPAEAADFKRAIEGADGMVIVSPEYNRSVPGVLKNALDTASRPWGQNSFAGTPTAIIGTSAGALATAAAQQHLRLILSFLDAPTMMQPEAYVRTVDGLIAEDGRVTDPSLAEFLLTWLRAVHAHIAKQGDAG, from the coding sequence ATGACTTCCTATAACGTCGGCTTCCTGGTCGGCAGTATCTCCTCCACCTCGATCAATCGTCGTCTCGCACAGGCGCTCGTGAAGCTTGCCCCGCAGGCTCAGCTCTCCCTCACAGAGATCCCGATTGCTGGGCTGCCGTTGTACTCGGCCGATCACGATGCTTCGATTCCGGCTGAGGCTGCCGACTTTAAACGTGCCATTGAAGGCGCGGACGGAATGGTGATCGTGTCACCTGAGTACAACCGCTCGGTGCCCGGAGTGCTCAAGAACGCACTGGACACGGCGAGCCGGCCGTGGGGGCAGAACAGTTTCGCTGGCACACCCACCGCGATCATCGGCACCTCGGCTGGGGCGCTCGCAACGGCAGCAGCTCAGCAGCATTTGCGCCTGATCCTCTCGTTCCTTGATGCGCCGACGATGATGCAACCCGAGGCCTATGTTCGCACCGTCGACGGGCTCATTGCCGAAGACGGTCGGGTGACGGATCCGTCGCTGGCAGAGTTTCTACTCACCTGGCTGCGCGCGGTGCACGCCCATATCGCGAAGCAGGGCGACGCCGGCTGA
- a CDS encoding Asp23/Gls24 family envelope stress response protein, which produces MNEAHGFPELRGALFEPDSLDGFTLEQLSEYLDAGRTPADPAIETSPGCQLALDALANLREFRADLLARDTAAEAPADESWVQGVLAGIALDARAGRRVPVSASDAGVDLGITEGAVRGLIRAAEARVPGVLVGGCRLDGDVTAHGAPTRINVDASVRYGIPIPAVVAQLRSEIAGRLATHTELNISGIDITIRDIQWLPRALEEDQ; this is translated from the coding sequence ATGAATGAGGCACACGGTTTCCCCGAGTTGCGTGGGGCACTGTTTGAGCCGGATAGCTTGGACGGCTTTACTCTTGAGCAGCTTTCCGAATATCTTGATGCCGGACGTACTCCAGCGGATCCCGCAATTGAGACGTCACCTGGCTGCCAGTTGGCGCTTGACGCGCTGGCCAATCTGCGCGAATTTCGCGCCGATCTGCTCGCTCGCGACACCGCAGCTGAGGCTCCAGCGGACGAAAGCTGGGTGCAGGGGGTGCTTGCCGGAATCGCACTCGATGCTCGGGCTGGCAGGCGTGTGCCGGTGTCCGCTTCCGACGCAGGGGTTGACCTCGGCATTACGGAGGGAGCGGTGCGGGGGCTGATCCGGGCTGCGGAGGCCCGCGTGCCTGGCGTATTGGTCGGGGGGTGCCGGCTTGACGGCGACGTCACCGCACACGGCGCTCCGACGCGCATCAACGTCGACGCGAGCGTCCGCTACGGTATCCCCATCCCTGCGGTGGTCGCCCAGCTGCGCTCAGAGATTGCGGGGCGACTTGCGACGCACACCGAGCTGAACATCTCGGGGATCGACATCACTATTCGAGACATCCAATGGCTCCCACGAGCTCTCGAGGAGGACCAGTGA
- a CDS encoding RNA polymerase sigma factor, translating to MYRDPIYEALATADDSIVAGRAADGDTAAFAVLVRRYTPMMRAYARQILPGTADIDDVLQDVFLTAWQRLPELEDLARVKPWLMRITGRKSVDRIRAGRPQVNIDDIEPRAAERAAPARIVEARMGTAALSSALRELPDGQRACWVLREIGEYSYDEIAEELELPLSTVRGLLARARKFLLIRMEEWR from the coding sequence ATGTACCGTGACCCGATTTATGAGGCATTGGCAACGGCCGACGACAGTATTGTCGCTGGCCGTGCCGCCGATGGCGACACCGCCGCGTTTGCGGTGCTGGTGCGCAGGTACACCCCGATGATGCGGGCTTACGCCAGACAAATCCTCCCGGGCACTGCAGATATCGACGATGTGCTGCAGGATGTCTTTCTCACTGCGTGGCAGCGGCTGCCCGAACTGGAGGATCTGGCGCGGGTGAAGCCGTGGCTCATGCGCATTACTGGCAGGAAATCGGTCGATCGCATTCGGGCCGGGCGTCCGCAGGTGAATATCGATGACATCGAGCCGCGGGCGGCCGAACGTGCCGCGCCTGCGCGGATCGTGGAAGCCCGCATGGGTACCGCAGCGCTCAGCTCGGCGCTGCGGGAGCTTCCCGATGGGCAGCGCGCCTGTTGGGTGCTGCGCGAAATTGGCGAGTACTCCTACGACGAGATCGCTGAGGAGTTAGAGCTGCCGCTTTCGACGGTGCGCGGACTGCTTGCACGTGCCCGGAAGTTCCTGCTGATTCGAATGGAGGAGTGGCGATGA
- a CDS encoding DUF2273 domain-containing protein, translating into MSSATTGAAVGAVLGLTWIIFGFWAAVLIAVLMLIGATVGRVIDGRIDVRALADVFRGRRSSL; encoded by the coding sequence GTGAGCAGCGCAACGACCGGCGCCGCAGTCGGCGCGGTACTCGGACTGACCTGGATCATCTTCGGGTTCTGGGCGGCTGTCCTCATTGCGGTGCTGATGCTCATTGGCGCAACAGTCGGCCGGGTGATCGATGGACGGATCGATGTCCGCGCGCTGGCCGACGTCTTCCGCGGTAGGCGTTCGTCACTATGA
- a CDS encoding Asp23/Gls24 family envelope stress response protein — MANVSSAAPQPKIQTAQTAQPAATDPTALGGKTTIEDGVVAKIAGIAAREVAGVYALGGGAARVVGAIRDVLNTTDLSQGISVEVGEKQVAVDVTIVAEYPAALQQVAGEVRAAIYRAMQHLVGMEVTEVNVTVNDVHIPSDDDDAAVAQTQEARVL; from the coding sequence ATGGCGAATGTTTCGAGTGCCGCACCTCAGCCCAAGATCCAGACCGCACAGACCGCGCAGCCCGCAGCCACGGACCCGACCGCGCTGGGCGGGAAGACCACGATTGAGGACGGTGTCGTCGCGAAAATCGCTGGTATCGCCGCTCGTGAGGTGGCGGGCGTCTATGCGCTGGGTGGCGGAGCCGCTCGCGTCGTTGGCGCGATCCGAGACGTATTGAACACGACTGACCTGTCACAGGGCATCAGCGTCGAAGTCGGCGAGAAGCAGGTGGCGGTTGATGTGACGATCGTGGCCGAATATCCGGCAGCGCTGCAGCAGGTCGCTGGCGAAGTGCGCGCCGCCATCTATCGCGCAATGCAGCACCTGGTGGGCATGGAAGTGACCGAGGTCAACGTCACGGTCAACGACGTGCACATTCCGTCGGACGATGATGACGCAGCGGTTGCACAGACGCAGGAGGCGCGAGTCCTGTGA
- a CDS encoding YbdK family carboxylate-amine ligase — protein MSSEQPRMLGIEEEFVLLDEEAGTPVPGSAAALINELTTRTPVEHEFLDSQVETATPPCSSAAEAEDSLRKMRTRASKLAQAHGLVLAATGTPPRMPAHAERGHVTPNERYLAIASDVRKIAQSHYINGLHVHVSIHDRVEGIRALNGLGRWAPLLLAMTSNSPFWDGADTGFQSWRHVIGCAWPLNTFPAHFTSADDYDMRVDRLLRSGLILDRGLVSWTARLSSRYPTIELRVADAQLAPSHSVGFALIVRALVDTLSAEPETPGDPAALAPPALLAEEVNLSMWTAARDGLQRVLVDPQPCQEIASSEWIDELFTVIEPALARTGDAEQVGQYLDHLRVAGTPADVQRRTFEHEGIPGLSRLYRASHHDDGW, from the coding sequence ATGAGCAGTGAGCAGCCTCGCATGTTGGGTATCGAAGAAGAGTTTGTGCTCCTCGACGAAGAGGCCGGGACACCTGTTCCGGGGTCGGCCGCCGCACTCATCAACGAACTGACCACGCGGACTCCCGTCGAGCACGAGTTTCTGGATAGCCAGGTGGAGACCGCCACGCCACCGTGCTCCTCGGCTGCCGAGGCCGAGGATTCCCTCCGGAAGATGAGAACGCGCGCTTCGAAACTCGCCCAAGCACACGGACTCGTGCTCGCCGCGACAGGCACGCCTCCGCGCATGCCCGCCCACGCAGAGCGCGGCCATGTGACTCCGAATGAGCGATATCTTGCGATCGCGAGCGATGTGCGCAAAATCGCGCAGTCCCACTACATCAATGGTCTCCACGTTCACGTTTCGATTCACGACAGGGTGGAGGGGATCCGCGCACTCAACGGACTCGGACGCTGGGCACCGCTGCTCCTGGCGATGACAAGCAACTCTCCATTTTGGGATGGGGCGGACACTGGGTTCCAGAGTTGGCGGCATGTGATCGGGTGTGCCTGGCCGCTCAACACGTTCCCGGCGCACTTCACCTCGGCCGATGACTATGACATGCGCGTCGATCGCCTCTTGCGCTCCGGGCTGATCCTCGACCGCGGGCTCGTGAGCTGGACCGCGCGGCTCTCGTCCCGGTATCCCACGATTGAGTTGCGTGTGGCTGACGCGCAGCTCGCGCCGAGCCACTCGGTGGGGTTCGCGCTCATCGTCCGCGCGCTGGTCGACACGCTGAGTGCCGAGCCGGAGACACCGGGAGATCCGGCTGCCCTAGCTCCCCCAGCGCTGCTCGCCGAAGAGGTGAACCTGTCGATGTGGACGGCAGCGCGAGACGGGCTGCAGCGCGTGCTCGTCGACCCGCAGCCCTGCCAGGAGATCGCCTCCTCCGAGTGGATTGACGAGCTCTTCACTGTGATCGAACCGGCCCTTGCACGGACAGGAGACGCTGAGCAGGTTGGACAGTACCTGGATCATCTTCGTGTCGCTGGCACTCCGGCCGATGTTCAACGACGCACGTTCGAGCATGAGGGAATCCCCGGGCTGTCCAGACTCTACCGGGCGAGCCATCACGACGACGGGTGGTGA
- a CDS encoding Rho termination factor N-terminal domain-containing protein, with amino-acid sequence MPHSTTPQLKDPELYDRLRAEGASEEKAARISNAAAREGRGTVGRRGGNAEDYEDRTVRELKQRAKELGLSRYSNARKAELIRMLREH; translated from the coding sequence ATGCCACACAGCACGACCCCGCAGTTGAAAGATCCCGAACTCTACGATCGACTGCGCGCAGAGGGTGCCTCAGAGGAGAAAGCCGCCCGGATCTCGAATGCGGCGGCGCGCGAAGGACGGGGGACAGTTGGCCGACGCGGAGGGAACGCGGAAGACTACGAGGATCGCACCGTACGAGAGCTGAAACAGCGGGCCAAAGAACTCGGCCTCTCCAGGTACTCAAACGCGCGGAAAGCTGAGCTCATTCGCATGCTCCGCGAGCACTAG
- a CDS encoding mismatch-specific DNA-glycosylase, translated as MTERRPSPLGGRKPTRQDLPRFASANADALDDVLPDPAAGQMRLLIVGVNPGLWTAAVNAPFARPGNRFWPALHRAGLTEWLIDASAGLQAADERHLAEQKIGITNLVGRATVRADELTKDELRTGAERLVERVAQLRPRTVAIAGITAYRVAFQQPKAVLGEQPSEALSGWPASTGLWVVPQPSGLNAHENIATLAEKWRAVWQCS; from the coding sequence ATGACCGAACGTCGACCGTCACCGCTGGGTGGACGCAAGCCCACCCGCCAAGACCTGCCGCGATTTGCGAGTGCGAACGCGGACGCGCTCGACGATGTGCTCCCGGACCCTGCAGCGGGCCAGATGCGATTGCTCATCGTCGGGGTAAACCCGGGGCTCTGGACCGCTGCGGTCAACGCCCCGTTTGCGCGCCCGGGGAACCGATTCTGGCCGGCGTTGCACCGAGCAGGACTGACCGAGTGGCTCATTGATGCGTCTGCCGGGCTGCAGGCCGCTGATGAGCGTCATCTCGCTGAGCAGAAGATCGGCATCACCAATCTCGTGGGTCGCGCGACCGTTCGCGCAGACGAACTCACCAAGGATGAGCTCAGAACGGGAGCTGAACGCTTGGTGGAGCGGGTCGCACAGCTCCGTCCGCGCACTGTGGCGATCGCTGGAATCACCGCCTATCGCGTGGCTTTTCAGCAGCCGAAGGCGGTGCTTGGCGAGCAGCCAAGCGAGGCGTTGTCTGGCTGGCCAGCATCGACCGGCCTCTGGGTCGTGCCTCAGCCGAGCGGGCTGAACGCGCATGAGAACATCGCGACACTTGCCGAGAAGTGGCGCGCGGTCTGGCAGTGTTCGTAA
- the mgrA gene encoding L-glyceraldehyde 3-phosphate reductase, whose product MSYSPAPSRYDEMQYRRVGHSGLKLPLISLGLWHNFGEDVPMDRQRAIVRRAFDRGVTHFDLANNYGPPPGSAETHFGEILRSDFAKHRDELVVSTKAGWDMWPGPYGGVGGSRKYLIASLDQSLSRLGLDYVDIFYSHRPDPETPLEETLGALDQIVRSGKALYVGISSYSPDDARRAAAILNDLGTPLLIHQPSYSMLNRWIETEGLLDVAAAEGFGVIGFSALAQGLLTDTYLAGIPSGSRATQGKSLSAEMLDDTTLGHLRALNEIAQSRGQSLAQMALAWALRDERMTSLVIGASRPEQLDDSLDALNTLAFSDEELTAIDLHAVDRGIDIWRGARTSTQR is encoded by the coding sequence ATGAGCTATTCCCCCGCACCCTCCCGCTACGACGAGATGCAGTACCGCAGGGTCGGCCATTCGGGTCTGAAGCTCCCGCTCATATCTCTCGGCCTGTGGCACAACTTTGGGGAAGACGTGCCCATGGATCGGCAGCGCGCGATCGTGCGCCGCGCGTTTGACCGCGGCGTGACGCATTTCGATCTCGCGAACAATTACGGGCCACCTCCCGGGTCCGCCGAGACCCATTTCGGGGAGATCTTGCGCAGTGACTTCGCGAAGCACCGCGATGAGCTCGTGGTTTCAACGAAGGCGGGCTGGGACATGTGGCCCGGGCCCTACGGTGGCGTAGGGGGCAGCCGCAAGTACCTCATCGCGAGCCTCGACCAGTCACTCAGCCGCCTCGGCCTTGACTACGTCGATATCTTCTACTCCCACCGCCCAGATCCGGAGACGCCGCTCGAGGAAACGCTGGGGGCTCTGGATCAGATCGTGCGCTCAGGCAAGGCGCTCTACGTCGGCATCTCGTCGTACAGCCCAGATGATGCGCGACGCGCGGCTGCCATTCTGAACGATCTCGGCACTCCGCTCCTGATTCACCAGCCGTCCTACTCGATGCTGAACCGCTGGATCGAAACTGAGGGGCTGCTCGATGTCGCGGCGGCAGAGGGATTCGGGGTGATCGGGTTCAGCGCACTCGCTCAGGGCCTCCTCACCGACACCTACCTAGCAGGCATCCCCAGCGGCTCGCGGGCCACCCAGGGCAAGTCACTTTCCGCCGAAATGCTGGACGATACGACGCTGGGCCATCTGCGTGCGCTCAACGAGATCGCCCAGTCGCGTGGCCAATCGCTTGCTCAGATGGCGTTGGCGTGGGCGCTTCGTGACGAGCGGATGACGTCGCTCGTGATTGGCGCGAGCCGTCCGGAGCAACTGGACGACAGCCTCGATGCGCTCAACACTCTCGCGTTCTCGGACGAAGAGCTCACCGCGATCGATCTGCATGCTGTCGATCGCGGCATCGACATCTGGCGCGGCGCTCGCACCAGTACCCAGCGGTAG
- a CDS encoding amino acid ABC transporter ATP-binding protein translates to MTELSDTALVQLRGVRKHFGSLEVLKGISMDVQAGEVSVLLGPSGSGKSTLLRCINHLETIDGGRITVDGEVVGYRDHGDRLREMHPREVAKQRRSIGMVFQRFNLFPHKTAIENIIEAPMVVSRLSRSDAIAEARQLLRRVGLEAWADHYPSQLSGGQQQRIAIARALAMKPKLMLFDEPTSALDPELVGEVLDVMKELAHEGMTMIVVTHEIGFAREVADQVVFMDGGVVVESGAPVDLIDNPQHARTQGFLHSVL, encoded by the coding sequence ATGACCGAGCTCAGTGATACCGCACTCGTTCAGCTCCGCGGAGTGCGCAAGCACTTCGGCAGCCTTGAAGTGCTGAAGGGCATCTCGATGGACGTGCAGGCCGGCGAGGTGTCGGTGCTCCTCGGGCCTTCCGGATCCGGCAAGTCGACGCTGCTACGGTGCATCAACCATTTGGAAACAATCGACGGAGGCCGAATCACGGTCGACGGAGAGGTCGTTGGCTACCGCGACCACGGCGACCGACTGCGCGAGATGCACCCGCGTGAGGTCGCGAAGCAGCGGCGCTCGATCGGCATGGTCTTCCAGCGTTTCAACCTGTTCCCGCACAAAACCGCGATCGAGAACATCATCGAAGCCCCGATGGTCGTGTCTCGGCTGAGCCGCTCGGACGCGATTGCGGAGGCGCGGCAGCTGCTACGCCGGGTAGGCCTCGAAGCGTGGGCTGATCACTATCCTTCGCAGCTCTCAGGTGGACAGCAGCAGCGGATCGCAATCGCGCGTGCGCTCGCGATGAAGCCGAAGCTGATGCTCTTTGATGAGCCGACCTCTGCGCTGGACCCGGAGCTCGTGGGTGAGGTGCTCGACGTGATGAAGGAACTCGCACATGAGGGAATGACGATGATCGTGGTGACTCACGAAATCGGCTTCGCTCGTGAGGTCGCGGATCAGGTGGTCTTCATGGACGGCGGTGTCGTCGTGGAAAGTGGCGCACCCGTCGATCTCATCGACAATCCGCAGCACGCCCGCACGCAGGGCTTCCTGCACAGCGTGCTGTAG
- a CDS encoding amino acid ABC transporter permease translates to MSTSTVTAPEQDRSFDIEALPLRRPGRWIWAIALILFAAWFVQALWTNKNIDYAVVGQYMFNPEIVSGVGTTLLITAIAMIISTVLAVVLAAMRLSGNPVAVVFSSFYVWVFRGTPLLVQIVIWGYFGLIFEQISVGIPFTDIVFWQVDTNVLLTAFVAGIIALTLNEAAYSAEIVRSGMLSVDSGQKEAAASLGMSPLATFVRILLPQAMRVIIPPLGNELISMIKNTSLLSLIAVMEVYTRATQISAQNLKQVELLIVVSIWYLLIVSILSIPQFYLERYFGRGVERNAPTSTLQKAKQMTGAIAVQFQGKKKGARNDRAQ, encoded by the coding sequence ATGAGTACCTCAACTGTGACGGCGCCGGAGCAGGATCGGAGCTTCGACATTGAAGCTCTCCCGCTCCGGCGACCGGGGCGGTGGATCTGGGCCATCGCGCTCATTCTCTTCGCCGCCTGGTTTGTCCAGGCACTCTGGACGAACAAGAACATCGATTACGCCGTTGTCGGGCAGTACATGTTCAACCCTGAGATCGTCTCGGGCGTGGGAACGACGCTCCTGATCACCGCCATCGCAATGATCATCTCGACGGTGCTCGCCGTCGTCCTTGCGGCGATGCGCCTCTCGGGGAACCCCGTCGCAGTCGTGTTCTCGTCGTTCTACGTCTGGGTGTTCCGCGGTACCCCGCTGCTCGTGCAGATTGTCATCTGGGGCTACTTCGGCCTGATCTTTGAACAGATCTCCGTGGGAATCCCGTTCACCGACATCGTCTTCTGGCAGGTGGACACGAACGTTCTCCTCACCGCGTTTGTCGCAGGCATTATCGCGCTGACGCTCAACGAAGCGGCGTACTCCGCCGAGATCGTACGTTCGGGAATGCTGTCGGTCGACTCTGGCCAGAAGGAAGCCGCCGCGTCACTCGGGATGAGCCCGCTCGCGACGTTCGTGCGGATCCTGCTTCCGCAGGCGATGCGCGTCATCATCCCGCCGCTCGGCAACGAGTTGATCTCCATGATCAAGAACACGTCGCTGCTCTCGCTGATCGCGGTGATGGAGGTCTATACGCGGGCGACGCAGATCTCGGCGCAGAACCTCAAGCAGGTGGAGCTGCTCATCGTCGTGAGCATCTGGTACCTCCTGATCGTCTCCATTCTGTCGATCCCTCAGTTCTACCTTGAGCGGTACTTCGGGCGCGGGGTGGAGCGCAACGCTCCCACTTCGACGCTGCAGAAGGCGAAGCAAATGACGGGCGCGATCGCGGTGCAGTTCCAGGGCAAAAAGAAGGGAGCTCGCAATGACCGAGCTCAGTGA
- a CDS encoding ABC transporter substrate-binding protein yields the protein MKKIVQISAAATLAALLGLTACSSGDAAAPADKPAEQLTSGVDDAAAAALPASIREAGVIRAAAGIPYPPFILLDGETQSGLDPDLAQALGEKLGVEFKISHQAFETVIPSLQAKKFDIIMSGMNDTVEREGTLNFIEEIYAGFTIVVKAGNPEGITTLEDLCGHPVAVQKASAQLGLLEELADTCKSSGKGELTIQQLPTAQDPQTALKAGRVVAYPVDAPVAAYTVATAGDGKDFEMIEDPEFPAGINPVYTGIGTLKENTELTEALRLALQALIEEGVYQDILDKHNLGSFATEEAIVNGASTEG from the coding sequence ATGAAGAAGATTGTTCAGATCTCCGCGGCGGCGACGCTCGCCGCACTGCTGGGACTCACAGCGTGCTCGAGCGGCGATGCGGCAGCACCGGCTGACAAGCCGGCCGAGCAGCTCACCTCCGGCGTTGACGACGCAGCGGCAGCCGCGTTGCCCGCTTCGATCCGCGAGGCAGGCGTCATTCGCGCCGCCGCCGGGATTCCCTACCCGCCGTTCATTCTCCTCGACGGAGAGACGCAGAGTGGGCTTGATCCCGATCTCGCGCAGGCACTCGGCGAGAAGCTCGGTGTCGAGTTCAAGATCTCGCACCAGGCGTTTGAAACCGTGATCCCCTCGCTCCAGGCGAAGAAGTTCGACATCATCATGTCGGGGATGAACGACACTGTCGAGCGCGAAGGCACCCTCAACTTTATCGAGGAGATCTACGCTGGGTTCACGATCGTTGTGAAAGCTGGGAACCCCGAGGGCATCACGACTCTGGAAGACCTCTGCGGCCACCCCGTCGCCGTGCAGAAAGCGAGCGCGCAGCTCGGTCTGCTCGAAGAACTCGCCGATACCTGCAAGTCGAGCGGGAAGGGCGAACTGACGATCCAGCAGCTGCCAACGGCACAAGATCCCCAGACGGCGCTGAAAGCCGGCCGCGTGGTCGCCTACCCGGTCGACGCACCCGTCGCCGCCTACACCGTTGCCACTGCTGGCGATGGCAAGGATTTCGAGATGATCGAGGATCCTGAGTTCCCGGCTGGCATCAACCCCGTCTACACGGGCATTGGCACGCTCAAGGAAAACACGGAGCTGACCGAGGCGCTGCGGCTCGCGCTGCAGGCTCTTATCGAAGAGGGCGTCTACCAGGACATTCTCGACAAGCACAACCTCGGCAGCTTTGCGACCGAAGAGGCGATCGTCAACGGCGCCTCCACGGAGGGATAG